The following coding sequences are from one Treponema parvum window:
- a CDS encoding alpha/beta hydrolase yields MKKAKIWLVIALAMCFISVIVTSAIQTSMGKVKVSELRLADTAGYEVSVQLYKPNTATPKNPAPCIITIEGWYNNKEMQDLYSVEFARRGYVVIAADMHGHGDSEATTNNGLFTAGVGTDAAVELAATLPYVDRSRIGMTGHSSGASAGINMEIQVDNEKENPLVKAALLQASLWVDDAGHDCISEYGDKRSVGIIQSKYDEFYYYADDKGNEIYPAEFLKTGGAKNFVNFGHGPLNTAEVESGKMYELTTNGETNYRSIYQNNTTHPRVHFSTTAVAFAIKFFEKVFPAPNPIPENNQVWQTKAAFNLLGLIGIGLFIVAFINLMVETKYFAVLKADEEVKPKTIEKKALIWYWIPLCIGALFSGLSYKWSIDHIYSKTTSFFNQTGPLTIGIWSALSGLFCIVMLTVWYFSVGKKSGFSVKDEGIKMPWTKIRKTVQLSLLTVTLAFLILFAADYFCKTDFRFWVLTLKAFDADKVNIGLRFLPFFLFFYVVNSISCNCFNFNQVGGRFNTAIFGLFNAGGAIAYVLIQYLTYFVTGLPKWYANEGEMISGIWLYGPIFFLFITPFISRAVYKKTKNPYLAAIVIAIIITMMSVANTTTMLGGGAYVAASY; encoded by the coding sequence ATGAAAAAAGCAAAAATATGGCTGGTTATCGCGTTGGCGATGTGCTTTATAAGCGTTATTGTAACGTCTGCCATACAGACATCGATGGGCAAGGTTAAAGTATCGGAATTAAGGCTGGCAGACACTGCGGGATATGAAGTGAGCGTACAGCTTTACAAACCGAACACGGCTACGCCCAAAAATCCCGCACCGTGTATAATCACAATAGAAGGCTGGTATAACAATAAGGAAATGCAGGACCTCTATTCCGTAGAATTTGCCCGCCGAGGATATGTAGTTATCGCAGCCGATATGCACGGCCACGGCGATTCGGAGGCGACGACGAATAACGGCTTGTTTACCGCGGGCGTCGGCACGGATGCCGCCGTTGAACTTGCCGCGACCTTGCCGTATGTCGACCGTTCAAGGATAGGTATGACCGGTCATTCTTCCGGAGCGTCCGCCGGTATCAACATGGAAATCCAGGTGGATAACGAGAAAGAGAATCCGTTGGTAAAAGCCGCGCTTTTGCAGGCTTCCCTGTGGGTAGACGACGCCGGACACGACTGTATAAGCGAATACGGAGATAAGCGTTCCGTAGGCATCATCCAGTCTAAATATGACGAATTCTATTACTATGCCGACGATAAAGGGAACGAGATCTATCCGGCGGAATTCTTGAAAACAGGAGGAGCAAAAAACTTCGTCAACTTCGGCCATGGCCCGCTAAATACGGCAGAGGTGGAAAGCGGAAAAATGTATGAGCTTACAACGAACGGGGAGACAAACTACCGCTCGATATATCAGAATAATACGACGCATCCTCGCGTCCATTTTTCAACGACCGCGGTAGCTTTTGCGATCAAATTCTTTGAAAAGGTATTTCCCGCGCCTAATCCCATTCCTGAAAATAATCAGGTGTGGCAGACAAAGGCGGCATTTAACCTTTTAGGGCTCATAGGAATAGGCTTGTTCATTGTAGCGTTTATCAATCTTATGGTAGAAACAAAATATTTTGCCGTATTGAAGGCAGATGAAGAAGTGAAGCCTAAAACAATAGAAAAAAAGGCGCTTATCTGGTATTGGATACCTCTGTGCATAGGTGCTCTGTTCTCCGGCTTGAGCTATAAATGGAGCATAGATCACATTTATTCAAAAACAACTTCATTCTTCAATCAAACAGGTCCCCTTACAATCGGCATTTGGTCGGCGCTGAGCGGACTATTCTGCATCGTGATGCTCACGGTATGGTACTTCTCCGTAGGAAAGAAATCCGGCTTTTCTGTAAAAGATGAGGGCATAAAGATGCCATGGACAAAGATCCGGAAGACTGTTCAGCTTTCGCTCCTCACGGTAACGCTTGCTTTTCTTATTCTCTTTGCCGCCGACTACTTCTGCAAGACGGATTTCAGGTTCTGGGTGCTGACGCTTAAAGCTTTTGACGCAGACAAGGTGAATATAGGACTGCGATTCCTGCCTTTCTTCCTGTTTTTCTATGTCGTCAACTCGATTTCCTGCAACTGCTTTAACTTCAATCAGGTTGGAGGCAGGTTCAACACTGCGATTTTCGGCCTTTTCAACGCGGGCGGCGCGATAGCATATGTGCTTATCCAGTATCTGACCTATTTTGTCACAGGGCTGCCCAAGTGGTATGCAAACGAAGGAGAAATGATAAGCGGAATATGGCTTTACGGTCCGATATTTTTCCTTTTCATAACGCCGTTTATTTCCAGAGCGGTGTATAAAAAAACAAAGAATCCTTACCTGGCAGCTATTGTAATTGCAATAATCATTACGATGATGTCCGTCGCCAACACCACGACCATGCTCGGCGGCGGCGCATATGTGGCGGCAAGCTACTGA
- the rpmF gene encoding 50S ribosomal protein L32 — protein sequence MAVPRAKTSKAVSRRRRGVNMHLDAPQLVECSNCGNLVLQHHVCPKCGFYRGRQVITPETNG from the coding sequence ATGGCAGTACCTAGAGCGAAAACTTCTAAGGCCGTTTCCCGGAGACGCAGAGGAGTGAATATGCATTTGGATGCCCCGCAGCTTGTCGAATGCAGCAATTGCGGGAATCTTGTATTGCAGCATCACGTATGTCCTAAATGCGGTTTCTATAGAGGACGACAGGTGATTACGCCTGAGACGAACGGTTAA
- the acpP gene encoding acyl carrier protein, whose amino-acid sequence MDELFGKIQKLIAEKLEVDESKVTLESTFRGDLGADSLDTYELVYAIEEELKVTIPDEKANDFETVKDAYDFIKAELAKQGK is encoded by the coding sequence ATGGACGAATTGTTTGGCAAGATCCAGAAGCTTATTGCAGAAAAGCTGGAAGTCGATGAAAGTAAGGTAACCTTGGAATCAACATTCCGCGGTGATTTGGGAGCAGACAGCCTTGACACGTATGAACTTGTTTATGCGATCGAAGAGGAGCTCAAGGTCACTATTCCGGATGAAAAGGCAAATGATTTTGAGACCGTAAAAGACGCTTATGATTTCATCAAAGCTGAACTTGCAAAGCAAGGTAAATAA
- a CDS encoding ribonuclease Z has protein sequence MNMEAFVLGCGGMMPLPYRHLTSVLLRREGDLFLFDGGEGTQVSLRRLNLKWKKISAIFVSHTHADHVTGLPGILMLSSQVDRKEPLYIYGPPKIAEYIETSRKVLDMYINYTIIVKEISAPCVVHEGDGFYIRAFPLQHTKTCVGYTLEELDRPGEFNPEMAKELKVARGPLWSKLQAGQAVTAEDGSTVLPEQVMGAKRSGRKFSYVTDTLYIPSIAKEVTGSDLLICEGMFMEDVSDQAREKKHMTAKQAATVARDAKVRRMAMIHYSPRYTDKDLDSLLTEARQIFPGAELTKDRMRFEIPYVD, from the coding sequence ATGAACATGGAAGCGTTTGTTTTAGGCTGCGGAGGAATGATGCCGCTTCCTTACCGGCATTTGACGTCCGTTTTGCTCAGACGGGAAGGCGATCTTTTTTTATTTGACGGCGGAGAAGGAACTCAGGTTTCTTTACGGCGTCTTAATCTTAAATGGAAAAAGATAAGCGCCATATTCGTATCTCATACGCATGCCGATCACGTTACGGGACTTCCGGGAATTCTGATGCTTTCGTCTCAGGTAGACCGCAAAGAACCCTTGTATATTTACGGCCCGCCAAAAATTGCAGAATACATCGAAACGAGCCGAAAAGTTTTGGACATGTACATAAATTACACGATCATAGTAAAAGAAATTTCAGCTCCGTGCGTCGTTCATGAAGGCGACGGGTTTTATATAAGAGCTTTCCCTCTTCAGCACACAAAAACTTGCGTAGGCTACACCCTTGAAGAACTTGATCGTCCCGGGGAATTTAACCCTGAAATGGCAAAAGAATTAAAAGTTGCCCGCGGCCCCTTATGGTCAAAGCTGCAAGCGGGCCAAGCGGTTACTGCGGAAGACGGTTCTACGGTACTTCCCGAACAGGTGATGGGAGCCAAACGCAGCGGAAGAAAATTCAGCTATGTTACGGATACGCTGTACATACCCTCTATAGCTAAAGAAGTGACGGGTTCCGACCTTTTGATCTGCGAAGGTATGTTTATGGAAGACGTTTCGGATCAGGCGCGTGAAAAAAAACACATGACGGCGAAACAGGCCGCTACGGTTGCGCGCGACGCTAAGGTAAGGCGCATGGCGATGATTCACTACAGTCCCAGATATACTGACAAAGACCTTGACAGTCTTTTGACCGAAGCCAGACAGATTTTCCCCGGAGCGGAACTTACAAAAGACCGCATGAGGTTTGAGATTCCTTACGTCGATTGA
- a CDS encoding CPBP family intramembrane glutamic endopeptidase, whose product MYIKKHYLAIEFAFIAALCLLPPLFKGPEQYAFPGILSYLCSFCISIFLYFQCSLYGKYKKAKSDKKKTVLNASEILKFALNSSYFFLTFGTLIVTAVCINIFTVCLSNRAFSADLVPGENAANAASMIPAFFVSAFYEEVMYRMVLPGFLYYFFMKNPRSACRSKRDIICFYATELVSVLVFAFSHRYAGWASVLNSFIAGIALRKCYLKSKNIFTGFAAHFLYNVFMLCLLSIAHGRS is encoded by the coding sequence ATGTATATTAAAAAACACTACCTTGCCATTGAATTCGCCTTTATAGCCGCCCTTTGTCTTTTACCCCCGCTTTTTAAAGGCCCGGAACAATACGCTTTTCCGGGCATATTGTCATATCTGTGTTCTTTTTGCATTTCAATATTTTTATATTTTCAATGCAGTCTTTACGGGAAATATAAAAAGGCGAAATCGGATAAAAAAAAGACAGTTTTAAACGCGTCGGAAATTTTAAAATTTGCTCTTAATTCCTCTTATTTTTTTTTAACGTTCGGAACGCTGATTGTCACGGCGGTATGCATAAATATTTTTACCGTCTGCTTATCAAACAGGGCGTTTTCTGCAGATCTTGTGCCCGGAGAAAACGCGGCAAATGCGGCCTCCATGATACCGGCGTTTTTTGTAAGCGCGTTTTATGAAGAAGTCATGTACAGGATGGTTTTGCCCGGATTTTTGTATTATTTTTTTATGAAAAATCCGCGCTCCGCGTGCCGCAGTAAGCGCGATATCATCTGTTTTTATGCAACGGAACTTGTTTCAGTACTTGTATTCGCGTTTTCACACAGGTACGCCGGATGGGCTTCGGTTCTCAATTCCTTTATAGCGGGAATAGCGCTCAGGAAGTGCTATTTGAAAAGCAAAAATATTTTTACGGGTTTTGCAGCGCATTTTTTATATAATGTTTTTATGCTTTGCCTCTTGTCGATAGCACATGGGCGAAGTTAA
- a CDS encoding flagellar brake protein yields the protein MYITAVVLISAAASLSFLYFLSGKKLKFFAAGFDRGFSLSQLLILWRYSLDIKIGKPESLFESAEAIARCVLHLTDKAAADGTENSASMQDLLAKLYELQISKDIDSSGKKKGIYSTRELSIGQKIVIILPHKGVFVSRIVNNLHELTIEMPVRQNKDLGNVNRVLWIKKDITVYLWRKNDANYVFDTKVLASGTFRDEPVLYIPHSNNLFRIQKRKTLRAACDIPATLFLLPKKDSRQSEIKEKGYRCMVEDISTAGALIRIGGKGLSNVKMRLVFFINSEEIVMSGVIRFAEFNEALNQSHLHFECISISPKMRNKIMAFVYNTMPQEQQYVMEALSQTGTDESDG from the coding sequence TTGTATATTACCGCCGTCGTTTTAATTTCTGCCGCCGCATCCCTTTCTTTTTTGTATTTCCTTTCGGGAAAGAAACTGAAATTTTTTGCAGCCGGTTTTGACAGAGGATTTTCGCTGTCGCAGCTGCTGATCCTATGGCGGTATTCTTTAGACATCAAAATTGGGAAACCAGAATCCCTGTTTGAATCTGCGGAAGCGATCGCAAGATGTGTTTTACACCTTACCGATAAGGCTGCGGCTGACGGAACGGAAAATTCCGCTTCTATGCAGGATCTTCTTGCAAAACTGTATGAGCTTCAGATAAGCAAGGATATTGATTCGTCCGGTAAAAAGAAGGGCATTTATTCTACCAGAGAACTCAGCATAGGGCAGAAAATTGTCATCATTCTGCCTCATAAAGGCGTATTTGTTTCAAGGATCGTCAATAATCTGCACGAACTTACAATAGAGATGCCTGTGCGCCAGAATAAGGATCTGGGCAATGTAAATAGGGTTCTCTGGATAAAAAAAGATATTACAGTATATCTGTGGCGGAAAAACGACGCCAACTATGTGTTCGATACTAAAGTTTTGGCTTCGGGAACTTTTAGGGATGAGCCTGTATTATACATTCCTCACAGCAATAATCTTTTTAGAATACAAAAGCGAAAAACTTTGAGAGCCGCGTGCGACATTCCGGCCACCCTTTTTTTGCTTCCTAAAAAAGATTCTCGTCAGTCTGAAATTAAAGAAAAAGGTTACCGCTGTATGGTGGAAGACATTTCTACTGCGGGAGCTTTGATAAGAATAGGCGGAAAAGGACTTTCGAACGTAAAGATGAGGCTTGTGTTTTTTATTAACTCCGAGGAAATAGTCATGTCCGGCGTGATCCGTTTTGCCGAATTTAACGAGGCTTTAAATCAGTCGCATCTACACTTTGAATGCATAAGTATTTCGCCTAAAATGCGTAACAAAATCATGGCTTTCGTGTATAATACTATGCCGCAGGAACAACAATATGTTATGGAAGCTCTTTCGCAGACGGGAACTGATGAAAGCGATGGTTAA
- a CDS encoding ComEC/Rec2 family competence protein, producing the protein MVNDFTEKSELRFLLNPIVLSALLCSLVIYSNSGVFSAKRIFFTSGIKKDSICVLYGKVKGNPFKQRQFYKVTLDVFSVENKDGVRCSGKGRVEAYIPEKFVEKWYPGKLYTESDTANGNDVGIPVEDGTNLILSGYFSSDVFYVQNIVTKPFSAGVYGRLLYFRAMCRLQFKRLMFAWGEAGGLLLALLSGSREYVDDNLSKAFKAAGLSHIMALSGMHLSLFSGIAVFLGKKAKNKKIEFLLQSSFILFFVWFAGISPSLFRALLCSSLMLFSSLAGSRPRPLHILSWAFLLHVFIFPEHVFFQAFILSYGALAGILTFGEVIKPAIMHNVPELISSNFSSSLGAQIFTAPYSLFVFKSFMPVCTVATIIVSPAVTAFMYFGLLFIVLSFFLPFLSSAFGVIMQLLYYAVKIPVIFFSKMPAFYV; encoded by the coding sequence ATGGTAAACGATTTTACTGAAAAATCCGAATTACGATTTTTGCTTAACCCGATCGTCTTATCGGCGCTCTTGTGTTCCCTAGTAATTTATTCCAATTCCGGCGTTTTTTCTGCGAAAAGAATTTTTTTTACGTCGGGAATAAAAAAAGATTCGATCTGTGTGCTTTACGGAAAAGTAAAAGGAAATCCTTTTAAGCAAAGGCAATTTTATAAAGTAACTTTGGATGTTTTTTCGGTCGAAAACAAAGACGGGGTGCGCTGCAGCGGCAAAGGAAGAGTCGAAGCGTATATTCCTGAAAAATTTGTTGAAAAATGGTATCCCGGTAAACTGTATACCGAAAGCGATACTGCAAACGGCAATGATGTCGGAATTCCTGTTGAAGACGGCACAAACCTTATTCTATCAGGATATTTTTCTTCCGATGTTTTTTACGTTCAAAATATTGTTACAAAACCTTTTTCAGCCGGAGTTTACGGGCGGCTTTTGTATTTTCGAGCTATGTGCAGATTGCAATTTAAAAGACTCATGTTTGCATGGGGCGAAGCGGGAGGGCTTTTGCTTGCGCTCCTGTCCGGCTCCAGAGAATATGTAGATGACAACCTTTCAAAAGCTTTTAAAGCGGCGGGCTTGTCGCATATAATGGCCCTGTCGGGGATGCATTTGTCTTTATTTTCCGGCATAGCCGTCTTTTTGGGCAAAAAGGCAAAGAATAAAAAAATCGAGTTTTTATTGCAAAGCTCATTTATTCTTTTTTTCGTGTGGTTTGCAGGAATTTCACCGTCTCTTTTTAGGGCGCTTTTATGCAGTTCTTTAATGCTTTTTTCATCGCTTGCAGGATCAAGGCCGCGGCCGCTTCACATACTTTCTTGGGCGTTTTTGCTGCACGTATTCATATTTCCCGAACATGTTTTTTTTCAGGCGTTTATACTTTCATACGGAGCGCTCGCAGGTATACTGACTTTCGGCGAGGTAATAAAACCGGCGATCATGCATAATGTTCCCGAGCTTATTTCATCCAATTTTTCATCGTCGCTGGGCGCCCAAATTTTTACGGCTCCTTATTCGCTTTTCGTGTTTAAATCCTTTATGCCGGTTTGCACCGTCGCGACGATCATCGTTTCGCCTGCGGTTACGGCTTTTATGTACTTCGGACTATTGTTCATAGTTTTATCGTTCTTTTTGCCTTTTCTTTCGTCCGCTTTTGGTGTTATTATGCAATTGTTGTATTATGCGGTAAAGATTCCCGTAATCTTTTTTTCAAAAATGCCCGCTTTTTATGTGTAA
- a CDS encoding YkgJ family cysteine cluster protein → MENKKFYCDGLQFSCQRCSFCCGHSPGFVYLSYKDLMSLCNFFKLSVTDFVKQKCRWADYYHGDKVLSLLEKENYDCVLWDKGCTAYEARPVQCSTYPFWSWMIHDRKTWDECAKDCPGMNKGALRTIEEIERNKKAYDDNTPLKKEEVEKLIRKEQNGT, encoded by the coding sequence ATGGAAAATAAAAAATTTTATTGTGACGGGTTACAGTTCAGCTGTCAGCGCTGTTCGTTTTGCTGCGGTCATTCGCCCGGTTTCGTATATCTTTCTTATAAGGATTTAATGTCTCTCTGTAATTTTTTTAAGCTGTCGGTTACGGATTTCGTAAAACAAAAATGCCGGTGGGCGGATTATTATCACGGCGACAAAGTTCTTTCTCTGCTTGAAAAGGAAAACTATGACTGCGTGCTGTGGGACAAAGGGTGTACCGCATATGAAGCGAGACCCGTTCAGTGTTCCACTTACCCGTTTTGGTCATGGATGATACATGACAGGAAAACATGGGATGAATGCGCAAAGGATTGCCCCGGAATGAATAAGGGAGCGCTTCGGACTATTGAAGAAATAGAAAGAAATAAAAAAGCCTATGACGATAATACTCCGCTGAAAAAAGAAGAAGTCGAAAAACTGATCCGTAAAGAACAAAACGGAACATAA
- a CDS encoding YggS family pyridoxal phosphate-dependent enzyme encodes MDLENRITENLKFLREKISDAERRSGRPSGCVKLQAVSKFHPLDAVLAAVNSGQFLFGENRVQEAVQKFEKLVHTEKKIELHIIGALQRNKVKNSIAIASCIESVDRIELIAEIEKQCSKVEKKIDVLFEVHTGEESKSGFRTTDELEKVLLYCAEGNAPHVCPKGFMTMAPFTKDESLIRKSFCDLRNAAEKMQRHYPDFPLKELSMGMSNDFQIAIEEGSTLVRLGTAIFGEREY; translated from the coding sequence ATGGATTTGGAAAACAGAATTACAGAAAATCTCAAGTTTCTTCGTGAAAAGATTTCAGACGCCGAAAGACGATCCGGAAGACCTTCAGGCTGTGTGAAGCTACAAGCCGTAAGCAAATTTCATCCTCTTGACGCCGTGCTTGCAGCCGTAAATTCCGGACAGTTTTTGTTCGGTGAAAACCGCGTTCAAGAAGCCGTGCAAAAATTTGAAAAACTGGTTCATACGGAAAAAAAAATAGAATTGCATATCATAGGCGCACTTCAGCGTAATAAGGTAAAAAATTCAATTGCAATAGCTTCATGCATCGAATCGGTCGACAGAATTGAATTGATCGCTGAAATAGAAAAGCAGTGTTCAAAAGTTGAAAAAAAGATAGATGTTTTGTTTGAAGTTCACACTGGAGAAGAATCAAAATCGGGTTTTAGAACGACGGACGAACTTGAAAAAGTCCTTTTGTACTGTGCGGAAGGGAATGCGCCTCATGTTTGCCCTAAAGGTTTTATGACTATGGCGCCCTTTACGAAAGACGAATCTCTAATCCGCAAGTCTTTTTGCGATCTTCGAAATGCGGCTGAAAAAATGCAAAGACATTATCCTGATTTTCCTCTTAAAGAACTTTCTATGGGAATGTCGAATGATTTTCAAATTGCGATTGAAGAAGGTTCCACTCTCGTGAGATTAGGCACTGCGATCTTCGGCGAAAGGGAGTATTAG
- the rnc gene encoding ribonuclease III, giving the protein MIIDFFRIAPEIAPERLKKLKFFCRITGLKFNDYKLLDLAFHHRSYSNEIKPHRHYNNERLEFLGDSVLGAVTASFLYKDMPEKSEGDLSKIKAAAVSEKNLAPIALKFGIDKMLIMGKGAEINKEFESPSILADCMEAIIGAYYLDSGYASAEKYVLSFIVPEVRKIQQDQGVKDYKSLLQEFCQKKYRSYPEYKLLSKTGPDHDQTFNVSVSLKNVTYGPVSAKSKKQAEQNAAKIAYEKIIANEKIKY; this is encoded by the coding sequence ATGATAATAGATTTTTTTAGAATCGCTCCTGAGATTGCGCCCGAACGATTAAAAAAGCTCAAATTTTTTTGCCGGATAACCGGTTTGAAATTCAACGATTACAAACTTTTGGATCTGGCGTTTCATCACCGTTCATATTCCAATGAAATAAAACCTCACAGACATTACAATAACGAGCGCCTTGAATTTTTAGGGGATTCCGTTCTAGGGGCGGTAACGGCGTCTTTTTTATACAAAGACATGCCTGAAAAGAGCGAAGGGGATCTGTCTAAAATAAAAGCGGCCGCCGTTTCCGAAAAAAACTTGGCTCCCATAGCGCTTAAATTCGGTATTGATAAAATGCTGATAATGGGAAAGGGCGCCGAAATAAACAAGGAATTTGAAAGTCCTTCGATTCTGGCGGACTGTATGGAAGCGATAATAGGCGCATATTATCTGGATTCAGGATACGCTTCCGCAGAGAAATACGTCCTTTCGTTCATAGTCCCTGAAGTGCGAAAGATACAGCAAGATCAGGGAGTAAAGGATTATAAATCGCTTTTGCAGGAATTCTGCCAGAAAAAGTACCGCTCTTATCCCGAATATAAGCTTTTAAGCAAGACAGGACCGGATCACGACCAAACTTTTAACGTAAGCGTAAGCCTTAAAAACGTCACATACGGGCCCGTTTCCGCAAAGAGCAAAAAACAGGCGGAACAGAACGCCGCAAAAATAGCATACGAAAAGATCATCGCTAATGAAAAAATAAAATATTGA
- the rsmA gene encoding 16S rRNA (adenine(1518)-N(6)/adenine(1519)-N(6))-dimethyltransferase RsmA: MNVLRLDYNSPSALKEFLEKNDMAMRKKFGQNFLVNANARKTLVDALEMEKGTRVWEIGPGLGAMTEEILLRGANLTVFEIDRGFSSVLEQLFFDYERKGTFSLVRGDVLKTWKAELKNSGKPDCFFGNLPYNIAATLIGDTIEEGVRFDKMLVTVQKEVAKRILAFPGEKDYSSLSVLCQWAYDVKPVITLAGGNFWPRPNVDSMAVIMTPKAEFPRCEAPEFFVKLQRALFSLRRKTVKNNLSGFFSDAKDASRVLSSVGIDDNIRAERLGVEKLLALSDAIWSERQKATR; the protein is encoded by the coding sequence ATGAATGTATTACGTCTTGATTATAATTCGCCTTCCGCTTTAAAAGAATTTTTAGAAAAAAACGACATGGCGATGCGGAAAAAATTCGGACAGAATTTTTTGGTGAACGCCAACGCAAGAAAAACGCTTGTCGATGCCTTAGAAATGGAAAAGGGTACTCGGGTTTGGGAAATAGGCCCTGGACTTGGCGCCATGACGGAGGAAATTTTACTTAGAGGTGCAAATTTAACGGTTTTTGAAATCGACAGAGGGTTTTCGTCGGTCTTGGAACAATTATTTTTTGACTATGAGCGCAAAGGAACTTTTTCTTTAGTCAGAGGGGATGTTTTAAAAACATGGAAGGCGGAATTAAAAAACAGTGGAAAGCCCGATTGTTTTTTCGGAAATTTGCCGTATAATATTGCCGCAACGCTTATAGGAGATACTATCGAAGAAGGCGTGCGTTTTGACAAAATGCTTGTAACCGTACAAAAAGAGGTCGCAAAAAGAATTCTTGCTTTTCCGGGCGAAAAAGATTATTCGTCGCTTTCCGTATTGTGCCAATGGGCGTATGACGTTAAGCCGGTGATAACTCTTGCCGGAGGAAATTTTTGGCCGCGCCCGAACGTTGATTCTATGGCGGTTATTATGACGCCTAAAGCCGAATTTCCTAGGTGCGAGGCGCCTGAATTTTTTGTAAAGTTGCAGCGTGCGTTGTTTTCTTTAAGAAGAAAGACGGTAAAAAACAATTTAAGCGGTTTTTTTTCGGACGCAAAGGACGCTTCCCGCGTGCTTTCGAGCGTAGGAATTGACGACAATATCCGTGCGGAAAGGCTCGGCGTAGAAAAATTACTGGCCTTGTCCGATGCGATTTGGAGTGAAAGGCAGAAGGCGACGCGCTAA
- the coaD gene encoding pantetheine-phosphate adenylyltransferase, giving the protein MTAAVLPGSFDPPTYGHLSIIERASRLFDSIDVVVAVNPDKHYLFTAEERVSMMEYLLKDYKNISVHICKCLIVDYAKKIGAKVLLRGIRNINDFAYEFDLSMMNHTLNPEIDTLFVPSEQRYAIVKSSSIKELAQFGGDISGMVPPIVANALYKKFSK; this is encoded by the coding sequence ATGACGGCGGCAGTACTTCCCGGATCGTTCGATCCTCCAACTTACGGACACTTAAGCATTATAGAACGGGCAAGCAGACTGTTCGATTCCATCGACGTCGTCGTCGCAGTCAATCCCGATAAGCATTATCTTTTTACGGCCGAAGAGAGGGTCTCGATGATGGAATACCTTCTTAAAGATTATAAAAATATTTCGGTTCACATATGCAAGTGCCTTATAGTAGATTATGCAAAAAAGATCGGCGCGAAGGTGCTTTTACGAGGAATAAGAAACATCAACGATTTTGCATACGAATTCGACCTTTCAATGATGAATCATACCCTCAATCCTGAAATCGATACGTTATTTGTTCCGTCCGAACAGCGGTACGCCATAGTAAAGTCCAGCTCGATCAAGGAACTCGCTCAATTCGGCGGCGATATTTCAGGGATGGTTCCTCCGATTGTTGCAAACGCTCTGTATAAAAAATTTTCAAAATAA
- a CDS encoding HEAT repeat domain-containing protein — protein MTLIKRIAVGFAVCFFVCAGLSAQKQEQSVESEYLSSMEDVIITELANSDQRDNKFVALQYLEDAINEGRATPDMAAALDQLAGEGITTQSKTNGRLMNNYPDVRKKACDLLAKVPTKESKNTLVKIALADNEPMVITAAIRSLGEIGMNDNDEVVNVIAFANRHNQTMNPASSMALEVLNAYEKLAPSVSDRSVMLESIGKIAADYRYVTPVRKRAIELLTKMKGGAGNKKQ, from the coding sequence ATGACATTGATAAAAAGAATTGCAGTCGGCTTCGCCGTGTGTTTTTTCGTATGCGCGGGACTTTCCGCCCAAAAACAGGAACAATCCGTTGAAAGCGAATATTTAAGCAGTATGGAAGATGTTATCATTACAGAGTTGGCAAATTCAGACCAGCGCGACAATAAATTTGTGGCGCTGCAATATCTTGAAGACGCAATAAATGAAGGAAGAGCTACTCCCGATATGGCCGCGGCTCTCGATCAGCTTGCGGGAGAAGGCATTACCACTCAAAGCAAGACTAACGGCCGCCTGATGAACAACTATCCTGACGTGCGCAAAAAGGCTTGCGATCTTCTTGCAAAGGTTCCTACAAAAGAATCAAAAAACACTTTGGTAAAAATCGCTCTTGCGGATAACGAACCTATGGTCATTACGGCGGCTATCCGTTCCTTGGGCGAAATCGGAATGAACGATAACGACGAAGTTGTAAATGTCATCGCGTTTGCAAACCGCCACAACCAGACGATGAACCCTGCCAGCAGCATGGCTCTTGAAGTTCTAAACGCATATGAAAAACTTGCTCCGTCGGTATCCGACCGGTCGGTTATGCTGGAATCGATCGGAAAAATTGCGGCGGACTACCGCTACGTTACGCCCGTAAGAAAAAGAGCTATAGAGCTGTTGACTAAGATGAAGGGAGGCGCAGGCAATAAAAAGCAGTGA